The proteins below come from a single Oerskovia jenensis genomic window:
- a CDS encoding aminotransferase-like domain-containing protein, whose translation MTLTASPTTASPTPAHTPTELVAAFTAPQGFGDTTLRDRNPHAIELLGGIPDPSVLPATELAEATARVLARPGQPALQYSRTAGLPVLREWIAERERVPVERVLVTNGGFHGLALALQVVVERGGLVAVDNPVFPLFLRGLELSAGRVVPVPVGARGLDVEALARLLDEGLRPAALYTVPDFHNPSQGTLPSEQRHELVRLAERYGFVVLADNPYRELRFHGEPQDVEPFNRSSHVVHVNTFTKTLGPGLRLGWVVLPEHLAADVQALRSRHDSHSSTFVQAVVAEVLTSREGFFDDTLDTARALYRRRAVALAEALEREAPGAFEVEVPEGGLFLWPRVVDDTIDTELLAEHAADEGVLYQRGSYFPSGPGTDAARHLRLSFGDTSEDALVEAARRLGRAVRRQGA comes from the coding sequence ATGACGCTGACCGCCTCGCCCACGACCGCCTCGCCCACGCCGGCGCACACCCCCACCGAGCTCGTCGCCGCCTTCACCGCACCGCAGGGGTTCGGCGACACCACGTTGCGGGACCGCAACCCGCACGCGATCGAGCTGCTCGGCGGGATCCCGGACCCGAGCGTCCTGCCCGCGACCGAGCTGGCCGAGGCGACCGCCCGGGTCCTCGCCAGGCCGGGGCAACCCGCGCTGCAGTACTCCCGCACGGCTGGTCTGCCGGTGCTCAGGGAGTGGATCGCGGAGCGTGAGCGGGTCCCGGTCGAGCGGGTCCTGGTCACGAACGGGGGGTTCCACGGCCTCGCGCTGGCGCTGCAGGTCGTCGTCGAGCGTGGCGGCCTGGTGGCGGTGGACAACCCGGTGTTCCCGCTGTTCCTGCGTGGGCTCGAGCTGTCGGCGGGCCGGGTCGTGCCGGTCCCCGTGGGGGCTCGCGGGCTCGACGTCGAGGCGCTGGCCCGGCTGCTCGACGAGGGTCTGCGCCCGGCGGCGCTCTACACCGTCCCGGACTTCCACAACCCGTCGCAGGGCACGCTGCCGAGCGAGCAGCGCCACGAGCTGGTCCGCCTCGCGGAGCGCTACGGCTTCGTGGTCCTCGCCGACAACCCGTACCGCGAGCTGCGGTTCCACGGTGAGCCGCAGGACGTCGAGCCGTTCAACCGTTCGAGCCACGTCGTGCACGTCAACACGTTCACCAAGACCCTGGGCCCGGGGCTGCGCCTGGGGTGGGTCGTGCTGCCGGAGCATCTGGCGGCGGACGTCCAGGCGTTGCGCAGCCGCCACGACTCCCACTCCTCGACCTTCGTCCAGGCCGTCGTCGCCGAGGTCCTGACGTCCCGCGAGGGCTTCTTCGACGACACCCTCGACACTGCGCGGGCCCTGTACCGCCGTCGGGCCGTGGCTCTCGCGGAGGCCCTCGAGCGGGAGGCGCCGGGCGCGTTCGAGGTCGAGGTCCCCGAGGGCGGCCTGTTCCTGTGGCCCCGGGTCGTCGACGACACGATCGACACCGAGCTCCTGGCGGAGCACGCGGCCGACGAGGGCGTGCTCTACCAGCGAGGGTCGTACTTCCCGTCCGGGCCGGGGACGGACGCGGCACGGCACCTGCGGCTCTCGTTCGGGGACACGTCCGAGGACGCGCTCGTCGAGGCTGCCCGGAGGCTGGGGCGTGCGGTGCGTCGTCAGGGAGCCTGA
- a CDS encoding dipeptide ABC transporter ATP-binding protein, whose translation MSAQIDAVAGGGAAAAAATSAVALAETAATEAATAATAATAEHARSALLRVEGLSVAYRHDEVVHDVAFTVRRGESVALIGESGSGKSTIAKAVLRLLPQGATAHGTVDLVGQEVLALSDRQFRPLRGRTVGFVPQDPANALNAVRTVGAQAHEAAALLGIRDVEARKERILEVFAQVGLDDPERVYAAYPHHLSGGMLQRVLIGLAILPGPALLVADEPTSALDVTIQRRILDLLTELQSSLDLGVLLITHDLAIAAERADSLVVLRSGRVQETGPARTVLVSPRSEYTRRLHADVPALHPDRYRDLKALRRAAQDLPATQARPAAQARPPQGVKGRAATAAQIEFRAVGKTFTAGAAPVVAAQDVSFTVAAGRTHAIVGESGSGKTTAVRMLLGLEQPDSGDIRVGGESVVGRSRSDLRSLRRHLQLVYQNPFTSLDPTWRVSRIVREPLDRFGVGGRGERAGLVEEALTSVGLGDQYLARRPAALSGGQRQRVALARALVLRPDVIVLDEPTSALDVTVQADILDVLFRLQVEHGLTYLFVSHDLGLVRQVADTVTVLEKGRVVEQGAIEQVFADPQEPYTRALLQSIPRAR comes from the coding sequence ATGTCCGCTCAGATCGACGCGGTGGCAGGGGGTGGCGCCGCTGCGGCGGCCGCGACCTCGGCCGTGGCCCTGGCCGAGACCGCGGCAACGGAGGCCGCCACGGCAGCCACGGCAGCCACGGCCGAGCACGCTCGCAGCGCGCTCCTGCGCGTCGAAGGGCTGTCCGTCGCGTACCGGCACGACGAGGTGGTCCACGACGTGGCGTTCACGGTGCGCCGTGGCGAGAGCGTCGCGCTCATCGGGGAGTCCGGGTCGGGGAAGTCGACGATCGCGAAGGCGGTCCTGCGCCTGCTCCCGCAGGGTGCGACGGCGCACGGCACCGTGGACCTCGTGGGGCAGGAGGTGCTCGCGTTGTCGGACCGACAGTTCCGTCCCCTCCGAGGCCGGACCGTGGGTTTCGTGCCGCAGGACCCGGCGAACGCGCTCAACGCCGTGCGAACCGTCGGGGCCCAGGCGCACGAGGCCGCCGCCCTGCTGGGCATCCGCGACGTCGAGGCCCGGAAGGAGCGGATCCTCGAGGTGTTCGCACAGGTGGGCCTCGACGACCCCGAGCGCGTCTACGCCGCCTACCCGCACCACCTCTCGGGCGGCATGCTGCAGCGGGTCCTGATCGGCCTCGCGATCCTGCCGGGCCCCGCGCTGCTGGTCGCGGACGAGCCGACCTCGGCGCTCGACGTGACGATCCAGCGGCGGATCCTGGACCTGCTGACCGAGCTGCAGTCCTCGCTCGACCTCGGGGTGCTCCTGATCACCCACGACCTCGCGATCGCCGCCGAGCGCGCGGACTCGCTGGTCGTCCTGCGGTCCGGCCGGGTCCAGGAGACGGGACCGGCCCGCACCGTCCTGGTCTCGCCCCGTTCGGAGTACACGCGCAGGCTCCACGCCGACGTGCCGGCGCTGCACCCCGACCGGTACCGCGACCTGAAGGCGCTGCGGCGCGCCGCGCAGGACCTGCCGGCCACGCAGGCGAGGCCGGCCGCGCAGGCCCGACCGCCCCAGGGTGTGAAGGGCCGGGCCGCCACGGCTGCGCAGATCGAGTTCCGTGCGGTCGGCAAGACGTTCACCGCGGGGGCCGCTCCCGTCGTGGCGGCCCAGGACGTCTCGTTCACCGTGGCCGCTGGTCGGACCCACGCGATCGTGGGGGAGTCGGGGTCGGGCAAGACGACCGCGGTACGCATGCTGCTCGGGCTCGAGCAACCGGACTCGGGGGACATCCGCGTGGGTGGGGAGTCCGTCGTCGGCCGCTCCCGCTCGGACCTGCGCTCGCTCCGCCGCCACCTGCAGCTCGTCTACCAGAACCCGTTCACGTCGCTCGACCCCACGTGGCGGGTGTCCCGGATCGTGCGCGAACCCCTCGACCGGTTCGGGGTCGGTGGACGCGGTGAGCGCGCCGGGCTGGTCGAGGAGGCGCTCACGAGCGTCGGTCTGGGGGACCAGTACCTCGCGCGGCGCCCGGCGGCGCTGTCCGGAGGGCAACGACAGCGGGTCGCACTCGCTCGCGCGCTGGTGCTGCGCCCCGACGTCATCGTGCTCGACGAGCCGACCTCGGCCCTGGACGTGACGGTGCAGGCGGACATCCTCGACGTCCTGTTCCGCCTCCAGGTCGAGCACGGACTGACCTACCTCTTCGTCTCCCACGACCTCGGCCTGGTCCGACAGGTCGCCGACACGGTGACGGTGCTCGAGAAGGGGCGGGTCGTGGAGCAGGGGGCGATCGAGCAGGTGTTCGCCGATCCGCAGGAGCCGTACACCCGCGCCCTGCTCCAGTCGATCCCGCGCGCCCGCTGA
- a CDS encoding ABC transporter permease: protein MASSLLAGPVSAPVAPRARPGVAPSLLLSFAVIALVVLWSVMPAVFTSADPANGDPAQKFLAPSSTYWFGTDHLGRDLFARVVHGTASSVLSALVAVLIGVVVGGLVGLLSGFLGRWVDSVLGRLVDVLLAVPSFLLAVVVVSSLGFETINAAIATGVSAVAVFARVMRAEVLKISRTPFVEAAALHGGSRLHVLFRHILPNSYRSVLALSVLQFGVSILVIAGLAFLGYGDPPPASDWGLLVSAGKDYPLAPWLVLAPATVIVVVVLGVNRISRWLRRSS, encoded by the coding sequence ATGGCGTCCTCGCTCCTCGCCGGACCGGTCAGCGCCCCCGTCGCCCCGCGAGCGCGACCTGGCGTCGCGCCGTCCCTGCTCCTGTCGTTCGCGGTGATCGCCCTGGTGGTGCTGTGGTCGGTGATGCCCGCCGTCTTCACCTCGGCCGACCCCGCGAACGGGGACCCCGCGCAGAAGTTCCTGGCCCCGAGCTCGACGTACTGGTTCGGCACCGACCACCTCGGGCGCGACCTGTTCGCCCGCGTCGTGCACGGCACGGCGTCGTCGGTGCTCAGCGCACTGGTCGCGGTCCTCATCGGCGTGGTCGTCGGCGGGCTCGTCGGTCTGCTCAGCGGATTCCTGGGCCGTTGGGTCGACAGCGTGCTGGGCAGGCTGGTCGACGTCCTCCTGGCGGTCCCCAGCTTCCTGCTGGCCGTCGTCGTCGTGAGCTCGCTCGGGTTCGAGACCATCAACGCCGCGATCGCCACGGGCGTCTCGGCAGTGGCCGTCTTCGCCCGGGTCATGCGCGCCGAGGTCCTCAAGATCTCGCGGACACCGTTCGTCGAGGCCGCGGCGCTCCACGGTGGGTCCAGGCTGCACGTCCTGTTCCGGCACATCCTGCCGAACTCCTACCGGTCGGTGCTCGCCCTCTCGGTGCTGCAGTTCGGGGTCTCGATCCTCGTCATCGCCGGGCTCGCGTTCCTGGGGTACGGCGATCCGCCGCCGGCCTCGGACTGGGGCCTGCTCGTCTCGGCAGGCAAGGACTACCCCCTCGCACCCTGGCTCGTGCTCGCCCCCGCGACGGTCATCGTCGTGGTCGTCCTCGGCGTCAACCGGATCAGCCGCTGGCTGCGCCGGAGCTCGTGA
- a CDS encoding ABC transporter permease, with product MNKHYGGFVGRRVVQAVVVVLLTYVFTFLVISVLPGDPVTNTLRDPQNGFSEEEIASIIAYYRLDEPAVVQLWLSLSRFLQGDLGVSLRSNLDVSERIGEALPATLTLALTALVVAVVLALLIAYGTQFLPRRYGQELVRALPSLSLSVPTFIIGIVLIQVLAFQLGLFRITEANGPVATLVAATALGIPVSAQIAEVLVANLDHEREQDYVAVARSRGLSGTALFWRHLVKPSALPVLTVLALAVGELLGGSLITETIFGRNGIGTLVQSAVTSQDLPVLQAVVALAALVFVAVNLVTDLAYPLLDPRLRAGASAGTRTGGVGRGPARPGEASVGTTGTSGLDPSTETTVVGVRA from the coding sequence GTGAACAAGCACTACGGGGGCTTCGTGGGCAGGCGCGTGGTGCAGGCCGTCGTCGTCGTCCTGCTGACCTACGTCTTCACCTTCCTGGTGATCAGCGTGCTGCCCGGGGACCCGGTCACGAACACGCTGCGCGACCCGCAGAACGGGTTCAGCGAGGAGGAGATCGCCTCGATCATCGCCTACTACCGGCTCGACGAACCCGCGGTGGTCCAGCTCTGGCTCTCGCTGTCCCGGTTCCTGCAAGGCGACCTGGGGGTCTCCTTGCGCTCGAACCTCGACGTGTCCGAGCGGATCGGCGAGGCGCTGCCCGCGACCCTGACGCTCGCCCTCACCGCGCTCGTGGTCGCCGTGGTGCTCGCGCTCCTGATCGCCTACGGGACCCAGTTCCTGCCCAGGAGGTACGGGCAGGAACTCGTACGGGCCCTTCCGTCGCTGTCCCTGTCCGTCCCGACCTTCATCATCGGGATCGTCCTCATCCAGGTGCTCGCGTTCCAGCTCGGGCTCTTCCGCATCACCGAGGCCAACGGGCCCGTCGCGACCCTCGTGGCCGCCACGGCCCTGGGCATCCCGGTCTCGGCCCAGATCGCCGAGGTCCTCGTCGCGAACCTCGACCACGAGCGCGAGCAGGACTACGTCGCGGTCGCCCGGTCCCGGGGGTTGAGCGGCACGGCGCTGTTCTGGAGGCACCTCGTCAAGCCCTCGGCGCTGCCCGTGCTGACCGTCCTTGCCCTCGCGGTCGGCGAGCTGCTGGGCGGGTCCCTCATCACCGAGACGATCTTCGGACGCAACGGGATCGGCACGCTCGTGCAGTCCGCGGTCACGAGCCAGGACCTACCGGTCCTCCAGGCGGTGGTCGCGCTGGCCGCCCTGGTCTTCGTCGCGGTCAACCTGGTGACCGACCTGGCCTACCCGCTGCTCGACCCCCGGCTGCGGGCCGGCGCGTCGGCCGGCACGCGGACCGGCGGGGTGGGCAGGGGGCCGGCGCGACCCGGCGAGGCATCCGTCGGCACGACCGGCACGAGCGGGCTCGATCCCTCGACCGAGACCACCGTCGTGGGGGTGCGTGCCTGA
- a CDS encoding ABC transporter substrate-binding protein gives MNRTQTAHRLWALTRTARLAVVAGTAAALLAACATGGAGASPGESSSPRQGGDITVLINNFDAGWAPSKSAISSYEGNVWGHITDKLVYVDPEGNISPWVAESWEESDDAREFTLHLKEGVTFSDGSPLDAAAVVANIDSWATGDPERGITRIGLFPSASYDRSEAVDATTVKVHFTQPTLGFIATLGYHGSILLAPASIGLSLEEQGDLLRQTGSGPFVVESWAEGDSVVLTRRDDYAWGPEALGHTGAAYLDSVTYKIVKEDSLRSSAVQSHQADVAFNISPQEISALRENGFVVETPRYLGFVHGYKVSTKAPFFDDVRVRQAVQHGIDRNELLSTVYTEDWLPAESFIQSGVPEAGDHADLLTYDPKESARLLDEAGWDEGPDGVRVKDGQRLTLTLYPTPYLSTSQPVEELVAQQLTSIGFEVELQKLDVAGYLDRINGNTSVALSNVTRSFIDVGTVANVLTSTDGGEDWFAVGESDPTLNALRAGIADAADRGTRAELVDELETYVLDQGYFVPLTQIVQRVYLQSPEIHGTTFNGVAYANYSTAWLS, from the coding sequence GTGAACCGCACCCAGACCGCCCACCGCCTGTGGGCGCTGACCCGGACCGCGCGCCTCGCCGTCGTCGCGGGGACCGCTGCCGCACTGCTCGCCGCGTGCGCGACGGGAGGAGCCGGAGCCTCGCCGGGCGAGTCCTCCAGCCCCCGGCAGGGTGGGGACATCACCGTGCTCATCAACAACTTCGACGCCGGCTGGGCACCGAGCAAGAGCGCGATCTCCAGCTACGAGGGCAACGTGTGGGGGCACATCACCGACAAGCTCGTCTACGTGGACCCCGAGGGGAACATCAGCCCCTGGGTCGCCGAGAGCTGGGAGGAGAGCGACGACGCGCGCGAGTTCACGCTCCACCTCAAGGAGGGCGTGACCTTCTCCGACGGCAGCCCGCTCGACGCCGCCGCGGTCGTCGCCAACATCGACAGCTGGGCCACGGGGGACCCCGAACGCGGGATCACCCGGATCGGCCTCTTTCCCTCCGCGTCCTACGACCGTTCGGAGGCGGTCGACGCGACGACCGTCAAGGTGCACTTCACGCAGCCGACGCTCGGCTTCATCGCCACGCTCGGCTATCACGGCTCGATACTGCTCGCCCCGGCAAGCATCGGCCTCAGCCTCGAGGAGCAGGGTGACCTGCTCCGGCAGACCGGCAGCGGACCGTTCGTCGTCGAGTCGTGGGCCGAGGGCGACAGCGTCGTGCTGACCCGGCGCGACGACTACGCGTGGGGTCCCGAGGCGCTGGGGCACACGGGGGCGGCCTACCTCGACTCGGTCACCTACAAGATCGTCAAGGAGGACTCGCTGCGCTCGTCGGCCGTCCAGTCCCACCAGGCCGACGTCGCGTTCAACATCTCCCCGCAGGAGATCTCTGCCCTTCGCGAGAACGGCTTCGTCGTCGAGACGCCGCGCTACCTCGGGTTCGTGCACGGGTACAAGGTCAGCACGAAGGCCCCGTTCTTCGACGACGTGCGGGTGCGGCAGGCCGTGCAGCACGGTATCGACCGCAACGAGCTCCTCTCGACGGTCTACACCGAGGACTGGCTGCCCGCCGAGTCCTTCATCCAGAGCGGCGTCCCCGAGGCGGGAGACCACGCCGACCTCCTCACCTACGACCCGAAGGAGTCGGCGCGGCTGCTCGACGAGGCCGGCTGGGACGAGGGTCCTGACGGCGTCCGGGTCAAGGACGGCCAACGGCTCACGCTCACGCTCTACCCGACCCCCTACCTGAGCACCTCGCAGCCCGTCGAGGAGCTCGTCGCGCAACAGCTCACGTCGATCGGCTTCGAGGTCGAGCTGCAGAAGCTCGACGTCGCGGGATACCTGGACCGCATCAACGGCAACACGTCGGTCGCCCTGTCCAACGTGACCCGCAGCTTCATCGACGTGGGCACGGTCGCGAACGTCCTCACGAGCACCGACGGCGGCGAGGACTGGTTCGCGGTCGGCGAGAGCGACCCGACGCTCAACGCGCTCCGGGCCGGGATCGCCGACGCGGCGGACCGGGGCACGAGGGCCGAGCTCGTCGACGAGCTCGAGACGTACGTGCTCGATCAGGGCTACTTCGTGCCGCTCACCCAGATCGTCCAGCGCGTCTACCTCCAGTCGCCCGAGATCCACGGCACGACGTTCAACGGCGTCGCCTACGCCAACTACTCCACGGCCTGGCTCTCGTGA
- a CDS encoding FAD-binding oxidoreductase, translated as MTLIEALAREHPGITVLPASTRTAAYLHDAGTRAAAAGHDGPTVALPTTPHEVQALVRTAASLGVQVVPRGAGTGLSGGASARPDQLVISTERLRRIVEVAPLDELAVVEPGVLNADLNTHLAPYGLFYAPDPASHEISTLGGNIATNAGGLRCAKYGVTRESVLALDVVLADGSLISVGQRSVKGVTGLDLVSLFVGSEGVLGIVVGATLRLHPVPVARRTLTAFFPSTPDGARALAAITATPVRPAIVEFLDEPTLRDIDRASGSDLRTRGASLVLVEIDGYGIDEQERDLTAALVAVGGTVRAETAEDAQRLWELRRSGRGFGQGVPRWLVGEDIAVPRSALPDVYAYFSEIEARYGVDVSAVAHAGDGNLHPVVSRLISPGADPAVLPDDLIDAATDLVRFALSRGGTVSGEHGIGSTKLDWAGLELGERTVQAQRAIKHALDPDDLLNPGKAIPRADAYASAP; from the coding sequence ATGACCCTCATCGAGGCGCTGGCTCGTGAGCACCCAGGGATCACGGTGCTCCCGGCGTCCACCCGGACCGCCGCCTACCTGCACGACGCCGGCACCCGGGCCGCGGCCGCCGGGCACGATGGTCCGACCGTGGCACTCCCGACCACCCCGCACGAGGTCCAGGCGCTCGTCCGGACCGCGGCGTCGCTCGGCGTGCAGGTCGTGCCCCGTGGGGCCGGGACCGGGCTGTCCGGAGGGGCGTCCGCGCGGCCCGACCAGCTCGTGATCTCGACCGAGCGGCTGCGCCGCATCGTGGAGGTCGCGCCGCTCGACGAGCTCGCCGTCGTGGAGCCGGGCGTCCTCAACGCCGACCTCAACACGCACCTCGCACCGTACGGCCTGTTCTACGCGCCCGACCCGGCGAGCCACGAGATCTCGACGCTCGGCGGGAACATCGCCACGAACGCCGGCGGCCTGCGGTGCGCCAAGTACGGGGTCACGCGCGAGTCCGTGCTGGCGCTCGACGTGGTGCTGGCCGACGGGAGCCTGATCTCGGTCGGGCAGCGTTCCGTCAAGGGAGTCACGGGCCTGGACCTCGTCTCGCTGTTCGTCGGCTCGGAGGGCGTGCTGGGGATCGTCGTGGGCGCGACCCTGCGTCTGCACCCCGTCCCGGTCGCACGGCGCACCCTCACCGCGTTCTTCCCGAGCACGCCCGACGGCGCCCGCGCGCTCGCCGCGATCACCGCGACCCCCGTGCGACCGGCGATCGTGGAGTTCCTCGACGAACCCACCCTGCGCGACATCGACCGGGCCTCCGGCTCGGACCTGCGCACGCGGGGCGCGTCCCTCGTCCTCGTGGAGATCGACGGGTACGGGATCGACGAGCAGGAGCGGGACCTGACCGCGGCGCTGGTCGCCGTCGGCGGGACCGTCCGGGCCGAGACCGCCGAGGACGCGCAGCGGCTCTGGGAGCTGCGTCGCTCGGGTCGCGGGTTCGGCCAGGGCGTCCCGCGCTGGCTCGTCGGCGAGGACATCGCCGTCCCGCGCTCGGCCCTGCCCGACGTGTACGCCTACTTCTCCGAGATCGAGGCACGCTACGGCGTCGACGTGTCCGCGGTCGCCCACGCGGGCGACGGCAACCTGCACCCCGTGGTCTCCCGCCTGATCAGCCCGGGCGCAGACCCCGCGGTCCTGCCCGACGACCTGATCGACGCCGCGACCGACCTCGTGCGCTTCGCCCTGTCCCGCGGCGGGACCGTGTCCGGCGAGCACGGCATCGGGTCGACCAAGCTCGACTGGGCCGGGCTCGAGCTCGGTGAACGCACCGTCCAGGCACAACGCGCGATCAAGCACGCCCTCGACCCGGACGACCTGCTCAACCCCGGCAAGGCGATCCCCCGGGCCGACGCGTACGCGAGCGCCCCATGA
- a CDS encoding VOC family protein, producing the protein MVSTSNAFSSFSVNDLDAARAFYADVVGIEVDQTPMGLDLRLGSGGHVFVYPKKNHVAASFTVLNFGVDDVEAAVDELVAKGVEFERYVGFDQDDKGIARGPEGPAIAWFKDPARNVLAILSNP; encoded by the coding sequence ATGGTCTCGACGAGCAACGCATTCAGCAGCTTCTCGGTGAACGACCTGGACGCCGCGCGGGCGTTCTACGCCGACGTCGTGGGCATCGAGGTCGACCAGACCCCCATGGGCCTGGACCTGCGCCTCGGGTCGGGCGGGCACGTGTTCGTCTACCCCAAGAAGAACCACGTCGCGGCGTCGTTCACGGTCCTCAACTTCGGGGTCGACGACGTCGAGGCAGCCGTCGACGAGCTCGTCGCGAAGGGCGTCGAGTTCGAGCGCTACGTGGGGTTCGACCAGGACGACAAGGGCATCGCCCGCGGCCCCGAGGGCCCGGCGATCGCCTGGTTCAAGGACCCGGCGCGCAACGTCCTCGCGATCCTGAGCAACCCGTGA
- a CDS encoding TIGR03086 family metal-binding protein produces the protein MSTAVSSHEHLLAAHGDAIGAFDHLVRRVQDDQWDLPTPDDEWTVHDLVNHLVSEQLWAPELLAGRTVEDVGSVFDGDVLGDDPIDAWIDASTQSREAFLVPGALDRVVHLSYGDAPATEYAHQMTFDLTVHAWDLAQGIGVDADLGSELVAFVLGYARRRKGMFAASRLFAGPLPVPDDAPDLTRLLALAGRQT, from the coding sequence GTGAGCACCGCGGTCTCGTCGCACGAGCACCTCCTGGCGGCGCACGGCGACGCCATCGGGGCGTTCGACCACCTGGTCCGGCGGGTCCAGGACGACCAGTGGGACCTGCCCACGCCCGACGACGAGTGGACCGTCCACGACCTCGTCAACCACCTGGTCTCGGAACAGCTCTGGGCGCCCGAGCTGCTCGCAGGGCGAACGGTCGAGGACGTGGGGTCGGTGTTCGACGGCGACGTCCTGGGCGACGACCCGATCGACGCGTGGATCGACGCGTCGACCCAGTCGCGCGAGGCGTTCCTGGTCCCCGGCGCCCTGGACCGGGTGGTGCACCTGTCGTACGGCGACGCCCCGGCGACCGAGTACGCGCACCAGATGACGTTCGACCTCACGGTGCACGCGTGGGACCTGGCCCAGGGCATCGGCGTCGACGCGGACCTCGGGTCGGAGCTCGTGGCGTTCGTCCTGGGCTACGCCCGGCGTCGCAAGGGCATGTTCGCGGCGAGCCGCCTGTTCGCGGGCCCGCTCCCCGTGCCCGACGACGCGCCCGACCTCACGAGGCTGCTCGCCCTGGCAGGGCGTCAGACCTGA
- a CDS encoding FAD-dependent oxidoreductase, with the protein MSSSRPLRVAIVGAGPAGIYAADILSKTDVEVSIDLFERLPAPFGLVRYGVAPDHPRIKQIIVALHKVLARGDVRLLANVEYGVDLKLDDLRQFYDAVIFSTGSIRDAALAIEGIDLPGSFGAADFVSWYDGHPDVPRTWPLEARQVAVLGAGNVALDVARVLAKHADDLLPTEIPENVYQGLKESPVTDVHVFARRGPAQAKFSPLELRELGHVPDVDVIVYPEDFEFDEGSMAAINSSNQTKQVVKTLTDWTLKDPSEFTASRRLHLHFLHAPVAVLGDGKVEGLRTERTRLNGDGTVSGTGEFVEWPVQAVYRAVGYFGSPLPEIPFDDLKGVIPNREGRVIDIDGAQIPGVYATGWIKRGPVGLIGHTKSDASETVRHLVEDLADSRTAAHPEPESIVEFLTERGVDVVQWADWEVLDAHERTLGEPHGRERVKVVPREDMIRIARRQTEAATGTH; encoded by the coding sequence GTGAGCAGCTCTCGTCCGTTGCGTGTCGCCATTGTTGGCGCTGGTCCTGCTGGTATCTATGCGGCGGACATTCTGTCGAAGACGGACGTCGAGGTGAGTATCGACCTGTTCGAGCGTCTTCCTGCGCCGTTCGGGTTGGTGCGGTACGGGGTGGCTCCGGATCATCCGCGGATCAAGCAGATCATCGTGGCGTTGCACAAGGTGTTGGCGCGTGGTGATGTGCGCCTGCTCGCCAATGTCGAGTACGGGGTGGATCTGAAGCTGGATGATCTGCGGCAGTTCTATGACGCGGTGATCTTCTCGACGGGCTCGATCCGGGATGCGGCGTTGGCGATCGAGGGGATCGATCTGCCGGGTTCGTTCGGTGCGGCCGATTTCGTGTCGTGGTACGACGGTCACCCGGACGTGCCGCGCACGTGGCCGCTCGAGGCTCGGCAGGTCGCGGTGCTGGGGGCGGGGAACGTGGCGCTGGACGTGGCGCGGGTGCTGGCCAAGCATGCTGATGATCTTCTGCCGACGGAGATCCCGGAGAACGTGTACCAGGGGTTGAAGGAGTCGCCGGTGACGGACGTGCACGTGTTCGCGCGTCGTGGTCCGGCGCAGGCGAAGTTCTCCCCGCTGGAGCTGCGCGAGCTGGGGCACGTGCCGGACGTGGACGTGATCGTGTATCCGGAGGACTTCGAGTTCGACGAGGGGTCGATGGCGGCGATCAACTCCTCGAACCAGACGAAGCAGGTCGTCAAGACGTTGACGGACTGGACGTTGAAGGACCCGTCGGAGTTCACGGCTTCGCGGCGGTTGCACCTGCATTTCCTGCATGCGCCGGTCGCGGTGCTGGGGGATGGCAAGGTCGAGGGGTTGCGCACGGAGCGGACGCGGTTGAACGGGGACGGGACCGTCAGCGGGACGGGGGAGTTTGTCGAGTGGCCGGTGCAGGCGGTCTACCGCGCGGTGGGGTACTTCGGGTCGCCGTTGCCCGAGATCCCGTTCGACGATCTCAAGGGTGTGATTCCCAACCGTGAGGGTCGGGTGATCGACATCGATGGTGCGCAGATCCCGGGGGTGTATGCCACGGGGTGGATCAAGCGTGGCCCGGTCGGGCTGATCGGGCACACCAAGTCCGACGCGTCCGAGACCGTCCGCCACCTCGTCGAGGACCTCGCCGACTCCCGCACGGCCGCCCACCCCGAGCCGGAGAGCATCGTGGAGTTCCTGACCGAGCGCGGGGTCGACGTCGTCCAGTGGGCCGACTGGGAGGTCCTGGACGCCCACGAGCGCACCCTGGGGGAGCCGCACGGGCGCGAGCGCGTCAAGGTCGTGCCCCGCGAGGACATGATCCGCATCGCCCGCCGCCAGACCGAGGCAGCCACCGGCACGCACTGA